CCCGGTGTCAGCCCCACCGTCGGCACCACGGACATCGGCGGGCTCGGCTCCGTGCTCACGGACTCGGCCGGCCGCACGCTCTACCTGTTCACCAAGGACGGCCGGGGTTCCGGAAAGTCCACCTGCGACGGAGCCTGCGCGCAGAAGTGGCCACCGGTGCCCGCCGACGGCCGGATCATCGCCGCCGGCGGCATCGACGCCGGCCTGCTCGGGCGCATCCGCCGGGCGGACGGCAGCAGCCAGCTGACCGTCGGCGGCTGGCCCGCCTACACCTACGCCCAGGACGGCGCGCCCGGCGAGGCGAACGGTCACGGCGCGGGGAACACCTGGTACGCCGTGGAACCCAACGGCTGCAAGGTCGACCCGGCGCGCCGGCCCGACGCCCGGCAAGCGATCACGGCGTCTTCGGCCACCAGCGGGTACTGACCCGCTCCACGAACCCCGGCCCGGCGGACACTTCCCTCCACCTCACCCCCCCCAGTCCGCCGGGCCGGTTGCACCACCCCGAGAAAAACGCGGGACGTCCCGTCCCGCTCCCGATCCCCGGTCCGGTGGACGCTTCCCTCCACCTCACCCCCCCCAGTCCACCGGGCCGGGATTTCCCCACCCCGATCCGGCCGGCCCCGGCCGGGTCAGCGAAGGAGGAAACCGGCGGGAGCCCTCCCGCTCGCGAGTTCCGGCCCGGTGGACGTCTTCCCTCCACCTCACCCCCCCCACGTCCACCGCGCCGGAACTCCTCCCCCCCCCAAACTTCCACCCCCGAGTCGACCCTCCAATCACGCGAGATGGCTCTTCAATCACGCGAGATGCCCCTCCAGACACGCGAGTTCCGTGTCCGATCACGTGAGATCGGTCTTCAATCACGCGAGTCACGTCCCGGATCACGTGAGATCCGCCCCGAATCCCCGCCCGGCGCCCGCCCCTCGGTCACCGGGCCGGATTCCGCTCCACTCCCCGGAACCCCGGCCTGGGGGATGCTTCCCTCCACCTCACCCCCCTCATCCCCCGGTCCGGTGAACGCTGCGGTCCCCGTGCCCAGGCACGGGGACCGCGGCCCAGAAGTCCAGCGGCACCCGCCCGGCGTCCCGGCCCGCGGAGTCGAGCAGACGGCCCATCAGCTTGACGGTCCGCAGCGTCACCGCCCGGCCGGTGATCTCCAGCCACGGCAGCTTCGCCGCCAGCACCGCCTCGAGCGAAAGAGCGTCCTGCTGCGAAGGCAGCCACACCACCAGCATCAGGTTCGCCGCCCCGGACAGTGCCGCGCTGTGATCCGAACGGCGTATTGCTGACGCTGTCGAAGGACGCCTTGCCCCGGCTGGGTGACAGGAATTGCCGTGGTCGCCGCGACGGTCCCGGCGGCCGGCATCCTGATCGGCGTCTCGTCGCTGGTGGCGCGCGACATCGCCCGCGTCCGCAGCGGCCGGCGGCAGTTCTGGATCAACCACGGCACGGTTGTGCTCGCGAGTACGCTGGCCCTCGTGCTCGGCATCTTCCGGCCGGATCTGCCGGCCAACCTGCTGGTGCTCACCTGTTCGGGGTCGGTCCAGCCGGCCCCGGCCACCCTGCTGGGGTTCCCGCGGCGCGTGCCGGTCGGCAAAGGCCCGGTGCCGGCCGGGATGGTCGCCGGCGAGCTCGTGGCCGGCTTGCTGACCTTTGTGGACACTCACCTGGCCGGCACGGTCAACGTGGGCCTGCTCAGGCGGGGCGCGAACGTCGTCGTGCTCGCCCTGGCCGCCGTGGTGGAACGGGTCGCTCCGAAGGAGGAAACGGCGTGACGCGCACGGTCTTCACCGGCGGTTCGGTCTTCGACGGCACCGGGTCGGAGCCGTCGGCGGCCGACGTCGCCGTCGAGCACGGCCGGATCGTCGGCGTCGGCACGGACCTGGACGGCGACGAGGGCGTCGACTGCGCCGGGGCGGTGCTGCTGCCCGGGTTCTTCGACTGCCACGTGCACGTCACCGTGTCCGACATCGGGCTGCTGTCCCGCGTGCAGAAGCCGTTCTCGTACCAGTTCTACGAAGCCGCGCGGAACCTGTGGGCCACGCTCGGGCTGGGCATCACGACGGTCCGCGACGCCGCGGGCGCGGACCTCGGCATCAAGCAGGCCGTCGACGACGGGCTGATCCCGGGACCGCGGCTGCAGATCTCGATCGGGCTGATCACGCCGACCGGCGGCCACGGCGACGCGTGGCACCCGTCGGGGATGTGCGTCCCCCTGCTGGTGCCGCACCCGGGCCGGCCGGACGCCACCGCCGACGGTCCCGACGAGGTGCGCCGCGTGGCGCGGACGATGTTGCGCGCCGGCGCGGACGTGCTGAAGGTGTGCACGACCGGCGGGGTGCTGTCCCCGCGCGACGACCCGCGTCACTCGCAGTTCACGCCGGAGGAGCTGGACGTCCTGGTCACCGAGGCGGCGATGCAGGGCCGTCCGGTGATGGCGCACGCGCAGGGCGCGGCGGGCATCAAGAACGCCGTCCGTGCCGGGGTCCGCTCGATCGAGCACGGCATCTACCTCGACGACGAGGCGATCGAGCTGATGCTCGGCCACGGCACGTGGCTGGTGCCGACGCTGATCGCCCCGGTCAACGTCGTCCGGGCGGCCGACGCGGGCGTCGACCTCCCGGCGGCGGTCGTGGCGAAGGCCCGCGAAGTGGTGGAGGCCCACCGGGACTCGGTCCGCCGGGCGTACGCGGCGGGCGTCCGGATCGCGATGGGCACCGACAGCGGCGTGGGCCCGCACGGGACGAACCTCGAGGAACTGGCCCTGATGGCGGCGTGCGGCATGACCCCGCCGGACGTCCTGGAGGCGACGACGTCGTCGGCGGCGCGGTTGCTGGGCCTCGACGGCGAGCTGGGCCGGATCGAGCCGGGCCTGCGGGCGGACCTCGTGGTGGTTTCGGGGGACCCGTACGACTTCCCGGCGCTGGCGTCGAACATCCGGGAGGTCTGGAAGGACGGCATCCGGGTCGTCTGACGCAGTTGTCCACAGGCCACCTCGAATGTGGACAGCTCCGGTCCCGGAACGTCGATACCGGTGTTTTGTCATCCCGTGCCGGTAGACTGGACTCGGGGACGTCCCCCCAAGGGAAGGGCGGGGGGCCGCGGCGCGAGTCAGGCGTCCGGGGTCAGCAGGTCCTTGAGCGCCGCGGCGAACTTCGCCGGGTTCCGTTGCGGGGCCAGGTGTGCGCCCGGCAGCTCGGTGAACGGCAAACCCAGCTCCAGAGCCAGGATCTTCGCCGGCTGGTAGTGGTAACGCCCGCGGCTGCCTTCGCCCGCGACCGGGAAGATCTCCGTGCTCGCCCTGCGCAGCGCGCGCAGGTCCGGCAGGTAGTCGAAGAACTCCGTCAGCTCGCGGTCGAACAGCCGGATCCAGTCGGCTTCGTGCGGCAGGCGGATGTTCGGCAGGTCGGGCAGGGCCGCGCCGGCGATCGCGTCCGCGAAGCGTGTCACCGCGGCCATCAGCTCACCCGAACGGGCCAGCCGCACCTGTTCCGCGGCGGCTTCGAGCCAGCCGCCCGCGTCCGGCATCAGGTGCACCGCCGGGGGTTCGTGCGCGACCAGCGTCGTCACCCGGTCCGGAAACCGGGCCACGAGGTCGAGGCCGATCAGCGCGCCCGCGCTCGACCCGAAGACGAGCGCCGGGCCGTCGGTCGCGTGGCGGAGCACCGCCAGCGCGTCGTCGGCCTGCCGCGAGACCGGGACCGGGCCCGTGGTGGTGTCGGTGCTGCCGAAGTGGCCGCGCCGGTCGTAGGTGATCACGGTGTAGTCCGCGTACAGCAGCTTCGCCAGCGCGCGGTAGGAGTCACCCGCCCCGGTGCCGCCCGCGATCAGCAGCAGCGCCGGACCCTCGCCGCCGCGGCGGACGAGGAGCTCACCGTCCTCCACCGGGCAACGGCTTTCCGAGATCATGCACCGAAGTGAAGCACAACGGCCGCCCGCTAACGTGTGCGGTATGACGGAACGGCGAGCGATCCTCAGCGGGCCGACCTTCGAAGAGCAGATCGGCTACGCCCGCGCCGTGGTGCACGGCGATCGCGTGTACGTCTCGGGCACACCGGGTTCGACTACCTCACGATGACGATCTCCGACGACGTCGTGGAGCAGGCGGCGCAGTGCCTGCGCAACATCGAGGCGGCGCTGGCGGAGGCGGGTTGCACGTTCGCCGACGTCGTCCGGGTGCAGTACCTGCTGCCCGAGCGCGAGGATTTCGAGCCGTGCCGGCCGTTGCTGCGCAAGGCTTTCGCGGACGTCCGCCCGGCGGCGACCATGCTGGTGCGCGGCCTGCTGGACCCGCGCGCGAAGATCGAGATCGAGGTGGACGCGCTCAAAGCCGTTCGATGATCGTCGCGGTGGCGAGCGCGCCGCCCGCGCACATCGTCACCAGCGCCGTCGACGCGTCGCGGCGTTCCAGCTCGTGCAACGCCGTCGTAAGCAGCCGGGCTCCCGTGCTGCCCACCGGGTGGCCGAGGGCGATCGCGCCGCCGTTGACGTTGACCCGCGCGGGATCCGGCTCGACGACCTGCTGCCACGACAGTGCCACCGAGGCGAAGGCTTCGTTGACCTCGAACAGATCCAGGTCGCCCACGGCCATCCCGGCCCGCTCGAGGACGCGTTCCGTCGCGCGGATCGGGCCGTCCAAGTGGTAGTACGGCTCGGCGCCGACCAGTGCCTGCGCGACGATCCGGGCGCGCGGACGCAGTCCCAGCGCCGCCGCGCGGTCGGCGTCCAGCACGAGGATGGCCGCCGCGCCGTCGGAGATCTGGGACGACGTGCCCGCCGTGTGGATCCCGTCCTCCACCACCGGCTTGAGCCGGGCGAGGCCTTCGACCGTCGTGTCGCGCAGGCCCTGGTCGCGGCCGACCAAGCGGGTTTCGCCGGTCGGATCGCCGGAAGCGGAGAGGACCGGCGCCTTCACCGGCACGACCTCGCGGTCGAAGTGGCCCGCCGCCCAGGCGGCCGCGGCCTTGTGCTGGGACGCCGCGCCGAACGCGTCGACGTCTTCCCGCGTCAGCCCGCGCCGGACCGCGATCCGCTCGGCCGCGCCGTACTGGTTGGGCAGGTCGATCGACCACGACGACGGCCGCGGGGACGCGCCGGCGCGGTTGGTGCCCAGCGGCACGCGGCTCATCGCCTCGACGCCGCACGCGACGCCCGCCTCGATGGCGCCCGCCGCGATCAGGCCGGCGACGAGGTGGGTGGCCTGCTGCGCCGAGCCGCACTGGGCGTCGATCGTCGTCGCGCCCGCCGTCTCGGGCAGGCCCGCGTGCAGCCACGCCGTGCGCGTGACGTTGTTGGACTGCTCGCCGGCCTGCGTGACGCAGCCGCCGATCAGCTGCTCGACGAGGGCCGGGTCGATCCCGGCGCGGTCCAGCAGGGCGAGCTGCGCGGCGCCCAGCAGCTCGGCCGCGTGCAGGCCGGCCAGCAGCCCGTTCCGCTTGCCGATCGGGGTCCGCACGGCTTCGACGATGACCGGCACGCCCATGCTCGTCCCTTTCGTCGGGAAACACTGTTCACTGCCTCAAAAACTAGAACAAGTTATCGTTCCGTGCAAGTCTGCGCAGGCTCGGCCCCCTCTTGATCTTCGCGCGGTGAGCGCTCGCTCACCTGGCATCATCGGTTAAGTAAACGGGTTTCACTGACGGGCTTCCGTTGGTTAACGCCGTATGCTCTAATCGGACTTAGAACGTGTTCCAAGCCGAACCGTGGGAGGCAACGTGGCCGCTCCGCTCATCCCCGCCGGGTTCGACTTCACCGATCCCGATCTCTTGGCAGAGCGACTCCCCGTCGCCGAGTTCGCCGAATTGCGGCGTACTGCCCCGGTGTGGTGGAACCCCCAGAAGCACAACACCGCGGGCTTTCGCGACGACGGGTACTGGGTCGTCTCGCGGCACGCGGACGTCAAGGAGGTCTCCCGCGACAGCACGCTGTACTCGTCGCGGGAAAAGACCGCCATCATCCGCTTCGACGAGAACATGACCGAGGACAACCTCGAGGCGAACCGCCTGGTGCTGCTCAACATGGACGCCCCACAGCACACCAAGCTGCGGCGGATCGTGTCGAAGGGCTTCACCCCGCGCTCGATCTCCAAGCTCGAGGACACCCTCCGCGACCGCGCGGAGCGGATCGTCACCGAGGCCCGCAAGAAGGGGACCGGCGACTTCGTCACCGACGTCGCGTGCGAGCTGCCGCTGCAGGCGATCGCCGAGCTGATCGGCATCCCCCAGGAGGACCGGCTCAAGATCTTCGACTGGTCCAACCAGATGGTCGCTTACGACGACCCCGAGTACGAGGTCGAGCCCCTCGAGGCATCCACCCAGCTCATCGGCTACGCGTGGAACATGGCCGAGGACCGCCGCAAGTGCCCGATGGACGACATCGTCACGAAGCTGATCCAGGCGGACGTCGACGGCGAAGAGCTCGGCTCCGACGAGTTCGGCTTCTTCGTCATCCTGCTCGCCGTCGCCGGCAACGAGACCACGCGCAACTCCATCACCCACGGCATGAAAGCGCTCCTGGACCACCCGGACCAGTGGGAGACCTTCAAGGACCTGCGGCCGAAGACCGCGCCCGACGAGATCGTCCGCTGGGCCACCCCGGTGATCGCCTTCCAGCGCACCGCCACCCGGGACACCGAGCTCGGCGGCGCGCAGATCCGCAAGGGCGACCGCGTCGGCATGTTCTACAGCTCCGCCAACTTCGACCACGAGGTCTTCGAGGACCCGGAGAAGTTCGACGTGCTCCGCGAGGACAACCCGCACGTCGGCTTCGGCGGCACCGGGTCGCACTACTGCATCGGCGCCAACCTGGCCCGGCTGCAGATCGATCTGATCTTCAACGCCATCGCCGACGTGATGCCGAACATCACCGAAGCCGCGCCCCCGGTGCGGCTGCGGTCCAGCTGGTTGAACGGGATCAAGCACTACCCGGTGAACTACGCCTGAGGAACTCCTCGACGCGTTCCCAGGTGAGCGCGGCCGCGTGCTCGTCGTGATCGGGGCCGTCTTCGTCGGTGTAGAAGTGGCCGATGCCCGGGTAGGTGTACACCCGGGCATCGGCGCCCGACCGCGCCGCGGCCTCTCGCCAGGCCGCGACCTGCACCGGGGGCGCGATGGGGTCGGGGTCGGCGACGTGCACCTGCACCGGCAGGCCGGCGCGGATCCCGGCCGGCAGCGCCCCCAACGCGTGGAGCAGCAGGACGCCCGCCGTGCCGGGCCGGTGCGGCAGCACGGTCTGGACAACGCCGGCCCCCATCGACACACCCGCGAGCACGGTCTCCGTGGGCAGGTCGCGCACCGCCTCGCGGGCTCGCCGGGTGATCGTCTCCCAGCCGACGGCGTCTTTCAGCGCGAAGCCTTCCTCAAGGGTCGACGCCGTCCGGCCGTCGTAGAGGTCCGGGGTGGTCACGCGGTGCCCGGCCGCCCGCAACCGGTCGGCGAAGCGCAGTTCGACCGGCCGCAATCCCAGCACGGAGTGGAACACCACGATGTCGGTCACCCGGCGATTCTGCCAGGGGATGACATCATGGGGCGATGGCACCGAGAGCAACCGTCGACGTCGAGTTCGCCATCCGCGTCACCGCGCCCGGGCCGGCGGCGATCTCGATCGCCGCGGCGCACGCCGACACCGAAGAGCTCCGGGTGTCCTGGCACGGTGACAGCCGGCCCGTCGAGTTCGAGCACGGCACCCGGGCCGAGATCTTCGACCTGCCCGACGGCGAACACCGCGTCACCTACCACGCCGAGCGCGCGCTGACCGACCCCGAACCCGAGCCGGTGACGCTCGCCGACGTCATCGTGTTCACCCGGCCGAGCCGGTACTGCCCGTCCGATCGCGTCGCCGGACTGGTGCCGCCGGAACTGCTCGACCACCAGAACACCGGGGAGCAGGTCGAAGCCGTCGTCCGGCACGTTCACGAGCGACTGTCCTATGTGGTCGGTGCGAGCCGTCCCACCGACGACGCGATCGACACCCTGCTCGCCGGCGAAGGCGTCTGCCGGGACTTCGCGCACGTCTGCATCACCCTGTGCCGGTTCCTCGACATCCCCGCGCGCTACGTCGGCGTCTACGCGCCTGGGCTCGCGCCGATGGACTTCCACGCCGTCTTCGAAGCCGCGGTCGACGGCCACTGGTACGTCTTCGACGCCACCCGGCTCGCGCCGCGGCAGACCATGCTCCGCATCTCCACCGGCCGCGACGCCGCCGACACCGCCTTCCTCGCCACGCTCGGCGGCGAGCTCGACTTCCTGGGCAGCACCGTCTTCGCGACGACGGACGCCGCGCTGCCCGTCGACGACGGATCCGGCCTGGTCGTTCTCGGCTGACCCGCGTGTTGCCTGCGCAAAGAGGGCCC
This window of the Amycolatopsis balhimycina FH 1894 genome carries:
- a CDS encoding metal-dependent hydrolase family protein gives rise to the protein MTRTVFTGGSVFDGTGSEPSAADVAVEHGRIVGVGTDLDGDEGVDCAGAVLLPGFFDCHVHVTVSDIGLLSRVQKPFSYQFYEAARNLWATLGLGITTVRDAAGADLGIKQAVDDGLIPGPRLQISIGLITPTGGHGDAWHPSGMCVPLLVPHPGRPDATADGPDEVRRVARTMLRAGADVLKVCTTGGVLSPRDDPRHSQFTPEELDVLVTEAAMQGRPVMAHAQGAAGIKNAVRAGVRSIEHGIYLDDEAIELMLGHGTWLVPTLIAPVNVVRAADAGVDLPAAVVAKAREVVEAHRDSVRRAYAAGVRIAMGTDSGVGPHGTNLEELALMAACGMTPPDVLEATTSSAARLLGLDGELGRIEPGLRADLVVVSGDPYDFPALASNIREVWKDGIRVV
- a CDS encoding alpha/beta fold hydrolase, with the translated sequence MISESRCPVEDGELLVRRGGEGPALLLIAGGTGAGDSYRALAKLLYADYTVITYDRRGHFGSTDTTTGPVPVSRQADDALAVLRHATDGPALVFGSSAGALIGLDLVARFPDRVTTLVAHEPPAVHLMPDAGGWLEAAAEQVRLARSGELMAAVTRFADAIAGAALPDLPNIRLPHEADWIRLFDRELTEFFDYLPDLRALRRASTEIFPVAGEGSRGRYHYQPAKILALELGLPFTELPGAHLAPQRNPAKFAAALKDLLTPDA
- a CDS encoding Rid family hydrolase gives rise to the protein MTISDDVVEQAAQCLRNIEAALAEAGCTFADVVRVQYLLPEREDFEPCRPLLRKAFADVRPAATMLVRGLLDPRAKIEIEVDALKAVR
- a CDS encoding steroid 3-ketoacyl-CoA thiolase; translation: MGVPVIVEAVRTPIGKRNGLLAGLHAAELLGAAQLALLDRAGIDPALVEQLIGGCVTQAGEQSNNVTRTAWLHAGLPETAGATTIDAQCGSAQQATHLVAGLIAAGAIEAGVACGVEAMSRVPLGTNRAGASPRPSSWSIDLPNQYGAAERIAVRRGLTREDVDAFGAASQHKAAAAWAAGHFDREVVPVKAPVLSASGDPTGETRLVGRDQGLRDTTVEGLARLKPVVEDGIHTAGTSSQISDGAAAILVLDADRAAALGLRPRARIVAQALVGAEPYYHLDGPIRATERVLERAGMAVGDLDLFEVNEAFASVALSWQQVVEPDPARVNVNGGAIALGHPVGSTGARLLTTALHELERRDASTALVTMCAGGALATATIIERL
- a CDS encoding cytochrome P450, giving the protein MAAPLIPAGFDFTDPDLLAERLPVAEFAELRRTAPVWWNPQKHNTAGFRDDGYWVVSRHADVKEVSRDSTLYSSREKTAIIRFDENMTEDNLEANRLVLLNMDAPQHTKLRRIVSKGFTPRSISKLEDTLRDRAERIVTEARKKGTGDFVTDVACELPLQAIAELIGIPQEDRLKIFDWSNQMVAYDDPEYEVEPLEASTQLIGYAWNMAEDRRKCPMDDIVTKLIQADVDGEELGSDEFGFFVILLAVAGNETTRNSITHGMKALLDHPDQWETFKDLRPKTAPDEIVRWATPVIAFQRTATRDTELGGAQIRKGDRVGMFYSSANFDHEVFEDPEKFDVLREDNPHVGFGGTGSHYCIGANLARLQIDLIFNAIADVMPNITEAAPPVRLRSSWLNGIKHYPVNYA
- a CDS encoding dienelactone hydrolase family protein: MTDIVVFHSVLGLRPVELRFADRLRAAGHRVTTPDLYDGRTASTLEEGFALKDAVGWETITRRAREAVRDLPTETVLAGVSMGAGVVQTVLPHRPGTAGVLLLHALGALPAGIRAGLPVQVHVADPDPIAPPVQVAAWREAAARSGADARVYTYPGIGHFYTDEDGPDHDEHAAALTWERVEEFLRRSSPGSA
- a CDS encoding transglutaminase-like domain-containing protein, encoding MAPRATVDVEFAIRVTAPGPAAISIAAAHADTEELRVSWHGDSRPVEFEHGTRAEIFDLPDGEHRVTYHAERALTDPEPEPVTLADVIVFTRPSRYCPSDRVAGLVPPELLDHQNTGEQVEAVVRHVHERLSYVVGASRPTDDAIDTLLAGEGVCRDFAHVCITLCRFLDIPARYVGVYAPGLAPMDFHAVFEAAVDGHWYVFDATRLAPRQTMLRISTGRDAADTAFLATLGGELDFLGSTVFATTDAALPVDDGSGLVVLG